The DNA sequence TGTCGATACCCGGGGATCCTCTTCGACCATTTGCCGGAAGGTGCGGTACGGGCCCCAGCAGACGCCGGTCTTGTCGAAGGTGGTTTCGATTTCCTTCAGGGTCCGTTCCCGGCACCAGGCGCGGATGGGGACGGAAATTTCATCGCTGGCGAGGAAGCGGTCCCCTTCCTTTTTGAAGTTTTTCCCCAAACGGGTTTCAATTTCCTTGAAGGCGTCGGTCAGACCGGTCACCTTGCCCAGTTCGGTCCACATCCGGTCGGTCACGACCACGATGTAGATCCGGCGTCCGTCTTTGGTTTCGTAATCGCTGCCGTAGGCGCCATACAGATAGTTGCCGTAACCTTTGCGATCCTCCTTGTTGATCTGGACCTCCGAGACATATCCCAGGTTGGCGGTCATGGCGAAGGCGATGTCGGAGAGGGCGATCTTGACGAACTGTCCTTCCCCGGTCAGACGGCGATGGCGCTCCGCGGCCAGGACCGCCAGGGCCAGGTTGATGCCGGCGATGGCATCCCACGCCGGGAGGACATGGTTGATCGGCTTGGGGTTGGGGTCGTCCTTGCGGATTCCGGTGACGTAGGGAAAGCCGCAGGCGCAGTTGATGGTGTAATCGACCGCCGAGGTCCCGTCGGAACTGCCGATCAGGTTGACCATGATCAGGTCCGGGCGATGTTTTTTCAGGCTTTCGTAGCTCATCCACCCTTTGCTGGCGGGAAAGTTGGTGAGAAAAATCCCCTTGCCCTCACCTGGTTCGGTGATCAGCCGGGTGAGGAGTTCCTGTGCCCTTGGTTTGGATGAATCGATGGCCAGGGACCGTTTGCCCTTGTTCAGGCCGGCCCAGTAGAGGCTTTTGCCTTCGGTGGTGATGGGCCAGCGGCGGGAATCCATGCCGCCGGTGAGGGGGTCGAAACGGATGACATCCGCCCCCATCTGGCTTAGGGTCATGCCGCCCAGAGGGGCGGCGACAAAGGCTGATGCTTCGATAATACGCAATCCTTGTAATACCTTGAACATGGTTCGCTCCTTCACGGACCCGTGAAATCAGAAGCCGTAGGCGGCAGCCCGTTGCGGATCCTTGGTGGCGACCAGACGGGCCAGGTCTACGATCACCTTGGCCTGTTTCCAGGTGGCGTCGTCCTGCATTTTGCCATCGATCATCACCGCGCCCGAGCCGTCCGGCATTGCGTCGAGGATTTTTTTGGCAAAGAGGACTTCCTTGACATCGGGGCTGAAGACCCGTTTGGCAATGTCGATCTGGGTCGGATGGAGGGTCCATGCGCCGGCGCAACCCTGGAGGAAGGCGTTGCGGAATTGGGCTTCGCAGGCGGCCTCATCCTTGAAATCGCCGAACGGTCCGTAGAAGGCGCGCAGGCCGTTGGTGAGGCAGGCATCGACCATGCGGGCCACGGTATAATGCCAGAGATCCTGCTGGAAAAAGGCCCGGGCGGAACCATCGGCGTTGGGGTCGGCCAGGACGCCATAGAAGGGGTGACCACCACCGACTCGGGTCGTTTTCATGCCGCGGGAGGCGGCGAGGTCGGCGGGACCGAGGCTCATGCCATGCATTCTCGGGCTGGCCTGGGCGATGTCGTTGACATTCTTGACCCCCTGGGCCGTTTCCAGGATGGCGTGGATCTGGATCTGTTTCTGGACCTTGTGCTTGGCCTCCAGCAGGGCCAACAGCTGATCGACGAAGTGGATGTCCCAGGCCCCTTCGACCTTGGGGATCATCACCACGTCCAGCTTGTTGCCGACGGCGCCGATGATTTCGGTCATGTCGTCGAGAAACCATGGGCTGTTCAGGGCATTGACCCGGGTCCACAGGCCGGTGCCGACCTGTTTGAAATCGACCGCCTGGGCCACCTCGATGAATCCCTTGCGCGCCGCTTCCTTGGCCTCGATGGGGATGGCATCTTCAAGGTTGCCGAGCAACACGTCCACATTCTTGGCCATTTCGCCCGCCTTGGCCCGCATTTTTTCATTGTGCGGTGGCAGAAAATGGATGGTCCGTTCGAGGGTGACGGGCAGTTCACGCATGGGCATGGGGGCGCCGATGGCGAGGGGCTTGTAAAAGGCGGATGGAGTTTTCATGGATACGCGCTTCCTTGGGTTTGTTTTTTAATGGTGATGAATCGTTGCGTTTGGTTTTCGACACATTCGCGGTGATCCCGGGGCGGGACGGTTCATGGGGAGTTTTTGGCCGCGGCCAGTTCCGCCTTTTGCACGACCGCTTCGGCTTGGCGGATGGAGGCGATGTCGATCATCTTGCCATCGAGGCTGACGGCGCCGGCCCCCTGTTTTTCCGCCTCGATCATCGCGTCGAGGATGCGCCGGGCCTGTTCGACCTCTTTGGCGGAGGGTTTGAACAGTTCGTTGGCCATGTCCACCTGGCTGGGATGGATGACCATCTTTCCTTCGAAGCCCAGGGTT is a window from the Magnetococcales bacterium genome containing:
- a CDS encoding CoA transferase, with amino-acid sequence MFKVLQGLRIIEASAFVAAPLGGMTLSQMGADVIRFDPLTGGMDSRRWPITTEGKSLYWAGLNKGKRSLAIDSSKPRAQELLTRLITEPGEGKGIFLTNFPASKGWMSYESLKKHRPDLIMVNLIGSSDGTSAVDYTINCACGFPYVTGIRKDDPNPKPINHVLPAWDAIAGINLALAVLAAERHRRLTGEGQFVKIALSDIAFAMTANLGYVSEVQINKEDRKGYGNYLYGAYGSDYETKDGRRIYIVVVTDRMWTELGKVTGLTDAFKEIETRLGKNFKKEGDRFLASDEISVPIRAWCRERTLKEIETTFDKTGVCWGPYRTFRQMVEEDPRVSTKNPLFSMVDQPGIGSYLVPGAPIDFGAFTREPPKPAPILGQHTDEILMKDLGLSADEIKSLRDGGIVAGPVEIS
- a CDS encoding CoA ester lyase produces the protein MKTPSAFYKPLAIGAPMPMRELPVTLERTIHFLPPHNEKMRAKAGEMAKNVDVLLGNLEDAIPIEAKEAARKGFIEVAQAVDFKQVGTGLWTRVNALNSPWFLDDMTEIIGAVGNKLDVVMIPKVEGAWDIHFVDQLLALLEAKHKVQKQIQIHAILETAQGVKNVNDIAQASPRMHGMSLGPADLAASRGMKTTRVGGGHPFYGVLADPNADGSARAFFQQDLWHYTVARMVDACLTNGLRAFYGPFGDFKDEAACEAQFRNAFLQGCAGAWTLHPTQIDIAKRVFSPDVKEVLFAKKILDAMPDGSGAVMIDGKMQDDATWKQAKVIVDLARLVATKDPQRAAAYGF